The genomic region GCCTCACGCAGGCGGCCGCGGAGCTGGCGGACGAGGTCGGCTTCGACAATGTGACGGTCTCCGCGCTCGCCCGCCACTTCGGCGTGAAGGACGCCTCGCTCTACTCGCACATCCGCAACGCCCACGACCTGCGCACCCGCGTCGCCGTGCTGACCCTCGCCGAGCTGGCCGACCACGTTGCCGGCGCCATCGCCGGCCGGGCCGGCAAGGACGCGCTGCGGGCGTTCGCCGACGCCTACCGCGGCTATGCGAAACAGCACCCCGGCCGGTACACGGCCACCCAGATGGCACTGGACCCGGACACGGCGGCGACCAGCGCGGCCGGGCGGCACGCCGAGCTCACGCGAGCGGTGCTGCGCGGCTACGACCTGTGGGAACCCGACCAGACCGACGCCGTGCGGCTGCTGCACAGCACCCTGCACGGGTACGTGTCGCTGGAGCAGGCCGGGGCGTTCCACAGCCACCCGCGCGGCGTCGAGGCCTCCTGGACCCGCGCGGTCGACGCTCTGGACTCGGTGCTGCGCGCCTGGCCGGCCTGACCCCCGGCTGCTTGGATGAGCTGCGTGCGCGCCTTGTTGCTCTCCGTGCTGCTGACCCTGTCGATCACCGCACCCGCCCAGGCCTCCTCCACCGGGTTCGTGAACCTCAGGGACGTCGACCCGACGATCCGCCACGACATCCGCTACTTCAGCGCCCACAACTTCGTCGGCGAGCCGGTCGACGGCTACCGCGAGCCCCTGTGCCTGCTCACCAAGCCCGCCGCCAAGGCGCTGCGCAGGGTCCAGCGGGAGGTGCTCAGGCGCGGCTACACGCTCAAGGTCTACGACTGCTACCGCCCGCAACGCGCCGTCGACCACTTCGTGCGCTGGGCCAAAGACCTCGCCGATGAGCGGATGAAGATCGAGTTCTACCCGCGCGTCGACAAGACCCGGCTGTTCGAGGACGGCTACATCGCCGAGAAGTCCGGCCACAGCCGCGGCTCCACCCTCGACGTCACCATCGTGCGGCTCCCACCTGAGCCGCAACGCCCGTTCGTGCCCGGTGAGCCGCTGGTGAACTGCTTCGCGCCCGGCCAGTTCCCCGACACACCGTCGACATGGCCACCGGCTACGACTGCTTCGACACCCTCTCGCACACCGACGACCCGCGCGTGACCGGAGCGGCCCGGGAGCACCGGCAGCTGCTGAAGAACGCGATGGCGCGCGACGGGTTCCGCAACCTGCCCGAGGAGTGGTGGCACTTCACGCTGAACGACGAGCCGTACCCGGACACCTACTTCGACTTCCCGGTGTCGCGCCGGTCGGTCTGAGCGGGCCCGCTCGGCCCGGAAAACCGCTGCCCCCACCAGCGCCGGTCGAGTACCGTCCCGATCATGACCAAGCGAATCGAGACCCCTTCCGCCCGGTGAGCGCGACCGATCAGCCCGGTGGGCTGACCCCGGTGCCGTTGTTCGAGCACGCGCTGCGCTGGTACCGGCAGCACCCGGACGACCCGCTGCCCGGGAACGGCATCCCGCTCCCCGCCGACGCCGACGTCCCGGACCTCCCGCGGCACGAGCTCGAAGCAGCTCTCCTGGCCGCACTGCGCGACTTCCGCACCGCCCAGGACCTGCACGACGCGTGCGCCCGCCTGCCGGTCAGACCCTGGTACCTGCGCAGACTCGCGGTGGAGCGGACGTCACGGCTGCTGACCGCGGCCCGCTGGCTGGTCGAACACGGCACCGACCGCCGCGCGGTCCTGGTCCGCCTGGCGGTGCTCAAGGGCCACGCGGTCCCGGCCGACGTGCCGGTGCTCAAGGTCGTCGGCCTGCTGCGGCCGTTCGACGGGCTCGCCGCCGAGGTCCTCGCGGGCCTCCTGGAAGCGGCTCACGACCTCATCTGGCTCGCCGAGCGCACTCACCGCCAAGTGGCGGTCACCGCCGCGCGCGCACTGACCACCCATCCCGACCCGGCCGTGCGGTGGTGGGTGCGCTCGCGCCCGCACACCGTCCTGGCCGCTGACCACGCCCGTGAGATCGCCGAGGAGCACCGCTTGCTCGACCTGTTGACGAAGCCGGACGCCCTGGCGTGGGAGCAGGTCGCGAACCTGCTGCTCGCGATGACCAAGCCGGGCAACGACCGCTACGAGATCACCGCCTATCCCGACGCGCTCGCCGTCTACGACCGCTGGACCGCCCTGGCGGACCGGCAGGAACCGTCCGTCGACCGCGCCGCGCTCCTCGCGTCCACCGCCCACGACCTGGCCACCGGCCCGGCTGCTCTCGTCGTCGGTGCGTCGCGCGAGGTGTTCCTGGCGAGGATCCGAGACGTGCTCGGCTCGTGGGAGCTCACGCCCGCCGGACCGGTCGAGACCCGCCGGGCCGAGTGGGTCGCCAAGCAGCAGCTCGACGTGCCGCAGAGCCGGTTCGCCGTGCGCGTCGTCGTGCCCGACCCGAACCCGATCGGATTTCCGCGGGTCCAGACCCGGATCGTGGTCGACGGCCGCCCGGTCGTCCCGGCCGCGTTCGCGTCAGGACCACCGGACGATCCCGCGAGGCTCCTCGACAACGGCCTGTTGCGCGCCACGGAGGAACCGCACGAGGTGCGGCTCGCCGAGGCGGACTGCACCGAGGGGTGCTGTGGCGCCCTGCACGTCACGATCGTGCGCGAGGGTGACGAGGTGGTGTGGCGGGACTGGCGCACGCCGGACGAGCCGCCGGAGGAGTTCCGGTTCGACGCGGGCGAGTACGACCGCGAGATCGAGCGGGCCATGAGCCGGCGCGACTGGGAATGGCCGGCCAGAACCGCGTCGAGGCTGCTGACCAGCGAGTTCGAGGCCGATCCCGACCTGTGGCTGCGCTGGGACTGCCGGCCCGACGGGTGCGCGGCCTGGCTCGCGGAGTTCGACACCGTGCGCGTGACGTTCTTCCACCCGTCCGGCCGGCGATCCGTGGGTGCAGTTCGGGCTGGTGCTCGACATGGGGGAGCGGGACCCGGCCGCGGTGGTGGCCGAGTTCCTGGACCAGCTGCGCCACACCGACCCGAAGGCGCACGCCGACCTGATCGGCGGCACCGCGAACGGCGCGGAGCAGCTCGGTCTCGTCCCCCGTCCCCCGACCCGCTGGCGGTAGCAGTGACCACCTTCTCGATCCACGTGCCCGACGAGGTCCTCGACGACCTGCGCGCCCGCCTCGCCCTGACGCGGGCGCCGCTGGACGAGGGCAACGACGACTGGTCCTACGGCGTCCCGGCCGGCTACCTGGGTGAGCTCGTCGCGTACTGGCGCGACGGCTTCGACTGGCGCAGGGCCGAAGCCGCGATCAACGCCTACGAGCACCACCGGGTCGACGTCGCCGGGGTCCCGGTGCACTTCCTGCGCAAACCCGGCCGCGGGCCGCGGCCGATCCCGCTGATCCTCACCCACGGCTGGCCGTGGACGTTCTGGCACTGGTCGAAGGTGATCGACCCGCTCGCCGACCCGGCGGCGTTCGGCGGTGACCCCGCCGACGCGTTCGACGTGATCGTGCCGTCGCTGCCGGGCTTCGGCTTCCCCGGACCGCTCACCGGGTTCCCGGACGTGAACTTCTGGAAGGTCGCCGACCTCTGGCACACGCTGATGACCGAGGTCCTCGGCTATCCGAGGTACGCGGCCGGCGGGTGCGACATCGGCGGGATCGTGTCCAGCCAGCTCGGCCACAAGTACGCCGACTCGCTCTACGGCATCCACATCGGCTCCGGGCTGCCGCTGGACTTCTTCACCGGCCCGCGCGCGTGGGACTTCGCCCGCAACCGGCCACTGACCGACGACCTGCCCACCGACGTCCGCGCCCGCATGATCGAGCTCGACCACCGGTGGGCGGTGCACTTGACCGTGCACATGCTCGACGGCGCCACCCTCTCCCACGGCCTGAGCGACTCACCGGCCGGGCTGCTCGCCTGGCTGCTGCAGCGCTGGCGCTCGTGGAGCGACAACGGTGGCGCCGTCGAGTCCGTGTTCAGCAGGGACGACCTGCTCACGCACGCGACGATCTACTGGGTCACCAACTCGATCGCCACGTCGATGCGCTACTACGCCAACGCCAACCGCTACCCGTGGACGCCCTCACACGACCGCACCCCGGTCGTGGAGGCGCCGGTGGGCCTCACGTTCGTCACCTACGAGAACCCGCCCGGCGTCCACACCGCCGAAGACCGGGTCCGGGCGTTCGAGAACGGGCCGCTGGCCGGGTACTTCAACCACGTCAACGTCACCGCCCACGACCGCGGCGGGCACTTCATCCCCTGGGAGAACCCGCAGGCCTGGGTGGACGACCTGCGCCGCACCTTTCACGGCCGCCGGCCCTGAGCCCCGAACCAGCGGGCGAGGTGGACCTCCAGGTCCCGCTGGTCGTCACCGGCCCAGGCGACGTGACCGTCGGGGCGCAGCAGCACGCCCGGCACGTCCAGCACGGCGGCCGGGTCCGCGAGGTGGTCGACCCGGTCCGACCAGCCGCCCGTGGTCAGGCGTCCGGTGCGGTCGAGCAGCAGGCCACGGCCGCGGTGCAGCCGGTCGTAGAGACGACCCTGCTCGACGTCGAGGTCGGGCAGGCGGCGGCCGAGCAGGTCGTGGCCCTCGCCGAGGTCGTAGCGGACGGCGGTCCCGGTGATCTTCTCGATCAGGTGGCGGTTCACCTCGTTGATGTCCATCAGCTCGGTGAGCAGCCTGCGCACGGCCCGCGCGCCCGGTGTGCCGGACAGCAGCTCGGTCTGAGCACGGGTGTTGTCGAGCACGTCGGCGGCGGCTGGGTGGCGTTCGGAGTGGTAGGTGTCCAGCAGGTTCTCCGGCGCCCAGCCGCTGACCTGCGCGGCGAGCTTCCAGCCGAGGTTGACCGCGTCCTGCACACCCAGGTTGAGGCCCTGCCCGCCGATGGGCGGGTGGATGTGCGCGGCGTCGCCGGCCAGCAGCACCCGGCTGGCCCGGTAGCGCTCGGCGAGCCGGGTCGCGTCACCGAAGCGGGACATCCACCGCGGTGAGTGCACGCCGAAGTCGGTCCCGGTGAAGGCCCGCAGCTGCTGCTTGAAGTCGTCGAGGGTGGGCGGCGCGGCGCGGTCGCTGACACCGGCGGCACGGACGACTACCTGGTAGATCCCCTGGCCGAACGGCCGGAGGCTGACCGGGTTGCCGGTGCGGTGCACGTCGGAGACCTTGGCGGCGATCTCCTCCGCGGGCGCGCTCGCCGCCATCTCGCCCATGAGCGTCTCGGTCCGCGCGGGCTCGCCCGGGAACCCGATGCCGAGCTGTTTGCGCACGGTGCTGCGCGCGCCGTCGCAGCCGACGAGGTAGCGCGAGCGGATCCGTTCACCGCTCGCGAGCTCGACGGTGACGCCTTCGTCGTCCTGGTCGACACCGACCACTGTGCAGCCGCGCCGAATCTGGGCGCCGAGGCTGGTCGCGTGGTGTTCGAGCAGGTCGACGATGACGGGCTGCGGGATTCCGACGATGTACGGGTGGGCGGTGTCGAGGCCCCGCGGGACGGGTTTGTCGATCGCCGCGAAGAACCCGGCGGCCGGGCGTTGCCTGCCGTGCGCGAGGACGCGGTCGAGCAGACCGCGCATGGCCATCAACTCGACGCTGCGGACGTGCAGTCCGACGATTCGGACGAACGAGGCGGGTTCGGTGTCCTGCTCCAGCACGAGGACGCGCACGTCGTGCAGGCGTAGTTCGGCGGCGAGCATCGCGCCGGTGGGGCCGCATCCGGCGATGACCACATCGGCGGTGAACTGGTTCATGAGGTGTCCTTCGGGGGAGTGCCTGGTTTCGAGGCGCTCCCGGCGACACCTGGGGTCAGTCGCCGGCCGTGACCGTTCGGGGGAGCACCCACTTTTTCGCAGTCATGGGTTCTCACCTCCTCGGGCGGCGTCACGGACCGGTGCACCGTACAAGTTCGATCTTCGCGGCGTCCAACCGTTATCCTGGCCGCCGATAATGTTCACTTATCGGCGGCCAGGATCTTCGCGCCCAATTGAGTAGCGTTGCGTTTAATAACGTAACTTCACACGTAATTCTGCTACGATATCGTCCGTGGAGACGAGCTGTAACTTCCCGGGCTGCGAGCGCCCTGTTTTCCGAGGCGGCGGGCCCGGCAGGCCCTCGGAGTACTGCGACCTGCCCGAGCACACGCGCTGGCGGGCCTGGCGGGAACGGCAACGTCTCCAGGAGGCAGCCGAGCAGGGGGCCGAGCAGAACCTGGGGGTCGTCACCGTGACGAATCTGCCGAGGGTCTCCGGTACCGCCAAGATCAGGGCCGAAGAGCTCCTCGACCGCTTCCGGGTGCTCTCCGAACAGATGACCCAGACGCTCGGCCGGGCGGTCGGTGAGCTCAACGCGATGGCCGACCCGAGCGTCGCCGAGAACCAGATCCAGGCCGCCGAAGCCGAAGCCGCCCGTCGTGTCGCCGAGGCCCAGGCCGACCTCGCGGCCGCCGAGCGCCGCCGGCACGAGGCGGAGCAGGCCCGCAAGGCTGCCGAGGAGACGACCGAGCAGGCCGTGCGGGCGGCGGAGGAAGCCGACGAGGCCGCGGACCGGGCGTTCACCGAACGGGACGAGGCACGCTCGGACGCGCAGGCGGCGAAGGACCGGGCCGAGGCGGAGATCGTCGAGGTCAGGGTGCAGGCGGCGGCCGTGGTCGAGGAGATCAGGGCCGAGGCCGACGAGAAGGTGCGCCAGGCGGTCGAGGCCGCGGAGCAGGCGCGGGCGGACGCGGTGAAGCACGCCGAGCAGGCCCGGCGACAGGCGGCCAAGGAGATCGAGCAGGTCCGTGCCGAAGCCCAGGCGCAGGTGGACCAGGCGCAGGCCGGGGCACGGGCGGCGGTCGAGGCCGCCCGCGGGGAGGCCCAGGCGCGGGTGGACCAGGTCCAGGCGGAGGCGCAGGCTGCCGTCGAGGACGCCCAGGCCGCTTCCTCAGCTGCGGTTGAGGCCGCTGACCAGGCATGTTCCGATGCCACGGCCCAGGTGGAGCAGGCCAGGCAGGCCGCCGCGGACACCGTCAGCCGGGCCGCGATGGCCCGTGACCAGGCCGTGGTGCGGGCCGAACGCGCCGAGCAGGCGGCCGCCGACGCGCGCGGAGCTGGAACGGACGCGGGATGAGTTCGGTGAACGGCTCGCGCAGGTCCGGGCGGAAGGGCCGAGCAGGTCGCGGCGTGCGGCAGGCGCTGGCGGCGGTGGAGGACGCCCGTGCGCAGACGCTGGCCCGTGCCGAACGCGCCGAGCGTCAGCTGGACGAGGTGGCGGCGGAGCTGCGGTCGCTGCGCGCGGCCAGGTAGCGCTCACTCAGGCTGGTCGCGGCGCTGGGCCTGCAGCGTGATCAGGTTCTTGCGGGCTTCGTCCGAACCCGCCTCCGCGGCCTGCGTTCGGCCTTGTCGAGGTCACCGGACCGCCACAGGGCCAGACGAGCCTGGTCATCGCCGCGACGTCGCCGTCCTCGGCGTGCTTGCGCGACATGAGGGCGGCGAGGCTGCGTTGACCGGTCGCCGACAGCAGCTGTTCCCACTCCGGTGCCGCGACCGGGTTTCCCGCTTCGGCCGCCGCGCGGTACTTGGTCAGTGCCGCGTCGGTTTCGCCGGCTCGGCGCAGCCGCCTGGCTTCGGTGAGCAGCGCGGTGCCGACCGGGTCGACGCGTCCGGCGTTGCGGGCCAGCGCGAGCTTGCTGATCGTGCGGGTGTTGCGCTGCTCGGGCAGCGGCAGGCCCCGGCTGCGCAGCGCGGTGACGAGGTGCTCGTGCACGGCTTGCAGGGTGAGGAACTCCTCGCCGGTGGCGGTGCCGCGGTGCAGCAGGCTGGCGAACGGGATGCTGTTCCAGGCGACGAGGTCCCGGTCGTTGCTGGTGCCGGGCAGGGTCAGGTGCAGCTGCGCGTCACCGTCGAGGACCCCGTTTCGGCGGCGGCACGCACCAGCTCGGGGCCGATCTCCGCGGTGCTCTCCCGGTCCACGAGGCTCAGCACCGACCTCAGCCCGGTGATCGCCGGCGTGCGCAGCGCGGTGGCCAGGTCGTCGACGTTGTGGCGGACAGCGGCGAGGTCCAGTAGCTCCGGATCGCGGTACTTGCTCGTGCCCAGCAACACGGCGCGGGACCGGCCCGGGTCGGGGAGCCGCACTCAGTTCTCCACGTCCAGGACCGCCCACAGATGCTCCAGCGCCAGCGGAACCCCGGCGTCGACGGCGCGCCGGCACCACAGCTCGCCGGTGTCGACGTCGCCGTTCATCGCCAGCGTGAGGCCGAGCATCTCCATGGACGGGCCGTTGCCCGCCTGCGCGCCCTGCTGCCACCACCACAACGCCTGCTGCGTGTCGCCCCGGTCGTCGGCCAGCTTCCCGGCCATGAACATGCCGTGCACGTCCCCGGCCTCGGCGGCCGTCACCAGCCACCGCTCGGCCTCCTGGTGGGCACCGCACTGCCACCACTGCATCCCGACCTTGACCATGGCGAGCACGTCGCCGGCCTCCGCGGCCTGCTGGTACCACCGGTTGGCTTCCTCCTGGGCACCCCGCGCCTCCAGGAGGTGGGCGATGCGGGTCATCGCACCGGACACACCGGCCTCGGCCGCGCCGTGGTACCACTGCTCGGCTTCCTCGACATCACCGCGTTCCTCCAGCAACCGCCCCAGGAGCTCCATCGCGTACGGGGCGTCGGGCACCTGGCGGAACCACAGTTCGGCGGCATGGTCGTCGCCTGCTTCGAGCAGCAGGGTGCCCAGCAGCAGGGTCGCCTGGGGGTGGCCGCTCTCAGCGGCGACGCGGTACCAGTGCTGGGCCAGGGCGAGCTCGCCGCGGGCGTGCAACGCGGCGGCGAGGTGGTAGGCGGGTGCCGGGTAGCCGGTGGCCTCGGCGGCCACCTGGTACCAGTGCTCGCTCTCGGCGTGCTCACCCCGGTCGTGCAGCACCATGCCCAGCCGGACGAGCACAGTCGACAGCAGCGGCGGCAGGTCCGGGTCGGACCCGGCACCGGAGATGACCAGCGCCGCCTCGCGCAGCCAGTGCTCGGCCTCGGCCGGGTCGCCCTGCTGCTGGGCGATGCGGGCGAGCTCGTTCATGGCGCTGGCCTGCGACAACGCGGTCACGGCCGCGTCGGCGGCACCGCCGTACCAGGCTCGGGCACCCTCCAGGTCGCCCTGGCCCTCGATCAACGCGCCAAGGCGGAGCACGCTGAACGAGTCGCCGAGAGCGGCGCCGTGCTCGTAGCACTCGTAGGCACCGGGCAGGTCGCCGCGTTCCTCGAGCACCGCTCCCACGCCACCCCAGGCGGGCACGTGGCCGGCCTCCGCGGCGGACCGGTACCAGTGCTCGGCCTCGGCGAGCTCACCGCGCTGCTGCAGGTGGCCGCTGAGCCAGAACATCCCGGCCGGATCACCGGCTTCCGCGGCCACACGGCATTCCGCTTCGGTTTCCACGTTCCCCCGTTCGCCACGTCACATTGTTCTGCGCGCACGGTGACCACGCGAGGAATGGCATTGATTTGGCCCGTATCCTGATCGCGATGGACGAGCTCAAGGGGGACTGCGCCAACTGTTTCGGGTTGTGCTGCGTGGCGTTGCCGTTCGCCAGGTCCGCGGACTTCGCGGCGACCAAGGACGCGGGCACGCCGTGCCGGAACCTGCTGGCTGACCACCGCTGCGGGATCCACTCGAAGCTGCGCCAGTCCGGCTACTCCGGCTGCACCGTCTACGACTGCTTCGGCGCGGGTCAGCGGGTGTCGCAGACGGTGTTCGGCGGCACCGACTGGCGGGTGGCGCAACGGCAGAAGATGTTCGACGTCTTCCCCGTCGTGCGACAGCTGCACGAACTGCTCTTCTACCTCGCCGAAGCCCAGCGGCTCGACCCGCACGACGACCTGCAGGCCTCCTACGACGAGGTCGACCGGCTCGCGTCGGCCGATCCGGACACCATTCTCGCGCTGGACGTGGCGGAGATCCGCGCGAAGGTGAACGTGCTGCTGGCGCGCACGAGTGAGCGGCTGCGGTCAAGCGCGAAGTCCTACCGGGGCGCCGACCTGATCGGTGCCCGGCTGCGCAACAAGAAGCTGGTCGACGCGGACCTGCGGGGCGCGTACCTCATCGGGGCGGACCTCACGGGTGCCGATCTGAGCGGCGCCGACGTGATCGGGGCCGACCTGCGGGGTGCCGACGTGTCGGGCGCGGACCTGAGCACGTGCCTGTTCCTGACGCAGCCGCAGATCAACTCGGCGCGGGGGAACGCGAGGACGAAGCTGCCGGCGGCGCTCACCCGGCCCGCGCACTGGTCCCAGCCCGCCAAGCGCCGCTGAAAGCTCCGCCGACGAGCGGCTGACCGCGTTGGTGGAGGGGCTGAGCGAGCGGTGGCACAGCGGTCGATCAGTGTGGGAACGGGCGCGTGAGCTGGTGCTGGGAGCGCTTGAGCGGGAGCTCGGTCCGGTTCGCGCGGACTGAGGACGAAGGTGGTGACGGCCGTGTGTGCGTTGTCGGCTCGGTTGATCGATTAGTGAGAAGCTGCTCTCGAAAGCGGTCTGAAATCGTTCGGCCGCCAGGTAATGTCACGCCATGCGCGCCGTCGAGATCAGACCTGGGGTCAACATCCGGTGGGTCGAGGTTCCTGGCGCCTCGCCAGCCCGCGTCTACCTGCACGGTCTCGGTGCGTCGTCGGCGCCCTACTACGCCGAGGCCGTCGCGCACCCGCTGCTGGCCGGCCGCCGCAGCCTGATGCTCGACCTGCTCGGTTTCGGCATCAGCGACCGCCCCGCCGGGTTCGCCTACTCGCTGGAGGGTCACGCCGACGCGCTCGCGGTCGCGCTGGCGAAGATCGGCCTGCGGCGCAGTGAGATCGTCGGGCACAGCATGGGTGGCGCCGTCGCGATCGTGCTGGCCGCGCGGCACCCGGAGATGGTGCGTTCGCTCGTGCTCGTCGACCCCAACCTCGACCCGCTCGAGCCCTACCTGGGTGCGCTGGGCAGCCGGGGCATCGCCGCCTACGACGAGGCCGAGTTCCTGTCGTCCGGCTACGAGCAGGTGCTGCGCGACGCCGGGCCCGAGTGGGCGGCGACGATGCGGCTGGCCGGCCGGGAGGCGTTGTACCGCAGTGCGGTCGGGCTGGTGCGGGGCACGCACCCGACGATGCGGAAGTTGTTGCTGGAGCTGGAGGTCCCCTGCGTGCTGCTGCACCCGGCGGACAGTCCTCCCGCCGGCGTGCGGGAGCTGACGCAGGCCGGGGTGCAGCTGGTGCCGGTGCCCGACACCGGGCACAACATCATGATCGACAACGTGGACGGGTTCGCGCGGGCGGTGTCCCAGCAGCGTCTGCTGGTCTAGTTCTCGTTCAGGGCCAGGGCGTCCAGCGCGGCGGTGACGGTCACGGCGCGCAGCTCGTCGACCGGGGTGTCGGGGAACTGGATGGTGCAGTCCTGCAGGCCGCCGATGGCGAGCGTGGCACGGATCTGCTGCTCCAGCGTGGGGTCCGGCCCGAAGATCAGCGTGGCGACCTCGGCGCGCCAGCTGAGCACGGTGTCGATGAGGCCCAGTTCGGCCAGCGTGGTCATCTCGGTGAGCAGGAGCAGCACGTCGGCGCGGTGGCGGTGCTGGAAGTCGAAGAACCCCTCGAGCAGCTCCCGCGGTGCGACGCCCTCGCGCCGGGCGATGTCCCGCAGGAAGCGCTGACCGTCCGACAGCAGCGGCTCGACGATGCTGCGCACCAGCTCCTCGCGTGAGGAGAAGTGGTAGTACAGCGCGGGTTTGGTGATGCCGAGGCGGTCGGCGATCTCCTGCAGGCTGGTCTGCTGCACACCCTTGGCCGCGAAGAGCTCGCGGGCGGCGGTGAGGATGCGCTTCTTGGTGTCGGACGGGCGAGCCACCCGGCGAGCATAACTTGCTTAACGGTCGGTAAGTGACGGTGGTAGCCTGGCGCCCAATAGCTTACCGACCGTTAAGTAAGGGGGGTTGACGTGCGGGTTCTGGTTTCGGGGGCGAGCATCGCGGGTCCGGTGCTGGCGTACTGGCTCACGCGGTACGGGCACGAGGTGACGGTGGTGGAGCGGTCGCCGGTGCTGCGCAAGACCGGCGGGCACGCGGTGGACCTGTTCCAGCCGGCGATGGACATCTCCGAGCGGATGGGCGTGCTGGAGCGGGTCGAGGCGCTCAAGACCGGCACCGAGCGGTTGTCGTTCCTGCGGGAGGGCACCCGGCGGCCGATCAGCGCGGACGCCACGAAGATCTTCGCCGCGGCGTCGGACCGGCACGTCGAGGTGATGCGCGACGACCTCAGCGAGATCTACTACGACGCCACCCGCGCTGACGTGGAGTACGTGTTCGGCGACTCGATCACCTCGGTGGACGCGGCCGACGGGCAGGTGACGTTCGAGGTGGGGGCGGCGAGGCGGTTCGACGTGGTGG from Lentzea guizhouensis harbors:
- a CDS encoding TetR/AcrR family transcriptional regulator; its protein translation is MARAGITAGRLTQAAAELADEVGFDNVTVSALARHFGVKDASLYSHIRNAHDLRTRVAVLTLAELADHVAGAIAGRAGKDALRAFADAYRGYAKQHPGRYTATQMALDPDTAATSAAGRHAELTRAVLRGYDLWEPDQTDAVRLLHSTLHGYVSLEQAGAFHSHPRGVEASWTRAVDALDSVLRAWPA
- a CDS encoding M15 family metallopeptidase, translated to MRALLLSVLLTLSITAPAQASSTGFVNLRDVDPTIRHDIRYFSAHNFVGEPVDGYREPLCLLTKPAAKALRRVQREVLRRGYTLKVYDCYRPQRAVDHFVRWAKDLADERMKIEFYPRVDKTRLFEDGYIAEKSGHSRGSTLDVTIVRLPPEPQRPFVPGEPLVNCFAPGQFPDTPSTWPPATTASTPSRTPTTRA
- a CDS encoding M15 family metallopeptidase produces the protein MATGYDCFDTLSHTDDPRVTGAAREHRQLLKNAMARDGFRNLPEEWWHFTLNDEPYPDTYFDFPVSRRSV
- a CDS encoding epoxide hydrolase translates to MSATDQPGGLTPVPLFEHALRWYRQHPDDPLPGNGIPLPADADVPDLPRHELEAALLAALRDFRTAQDLHDACARLPVRPWYLRRLAVERTSRLLTAARWLVEHGTDRRAVLVRLAVLKGHAVPADVPVLKVVGLLRPFDGLAAEVLAGLLEAAHDLIWLAERTHRQVAVTAARALTTHPDPAVRWWVRSRPHTVLAADHAREIAEEHRLLDLLTKPDALAWEQVANLLLAMTKPGNDRYEITAYPDALAVYDRWTALADRQEPSVDRAALLASTAHDLATGPAALVVGASREVFLARIRDVLGSWELTPAGPVETRRAEWVAKQQLDVPQSRFAVRVVVPDPNPIGFPRVQTRIVVDGRPVVPAAFASGPPDDPARLLDNGLLRATEEPHEVRLAEADCTEGCCGALHVTIVREGDEVVWRDWRTPDEPPEEFRFDAGEYDREIERAMSRRDWEWPARTASRLLTSEFEADPDLWLRWDCRPDGCAAWLAEFDTVRVTFFHPSGRRSVGAVRAGARHGGAGPGRGGGRVPGPAAPHRPEGARRPDRRHRERRGAARSRPPSPDPLAVAVTTFSIHVPDEVLDDLRARLALTRAPLDEGNDDWSYGVPAGYLGELVAYWRDGFDWRRAEAAINAYEHHRVDVAGVPVHFLRKPGRGPRPIPLILTHGWPWTFWHWSKVIDPLADPAAFGGDPADAFDVIVPSLPGFGFPGPLTGFPDVNFWKVADLWHTLMTEVLGYPRYAAGGCDIGGIVSSQLGHKYADSLYGIHIGSGLPLDFFTGPRAWDFARNRPLTDDLPTDVRARMIELDHRWAVHLTVHMLDGATLSHGLSDSPAGLLAWLLQRWRSWSDNGGAVESVFSRDDLLTHATIYWVTNSIATSMRYYANANRYPWTPSHDRTPVVEAPVGLTFVTYENPPGVHTAEDRVRAFENGPLAGYFNHVNVTAHDRGGHFIPWENPQAWVDDLRRTFHGRRP
- a CDS encoding FAD-dependent monooxygenase; translated protein: MNQFTADVVIAGCGPTGAMLAAELRLHDVRVLVLEQDTEPASFVRIVGLHVRSVELMAMRGLLDRVLAHGRQRPAAGFFAAIDKPVPRGLDTAHPYIVGIPQPVIVDLLEHHATSLGAQIRRGCTVVGVDQDDEGVTVELASGERIRSRYLVGCDGARSTVRKQLGIGFPGEPARTETLMGEMAASAPAEEIAAKVSDVHRTGNPVSLRPFGQGIYQVVVRAAGVSDRAAPPTLDDFKQQLRAFTGTDFGVHSPRWMSRFGDATRLAERYRASRVLLAGDAAHIHPPIGGQGLNLGVQDAVNLGWKLAAQVSGWAPENLLDTYHSERHPAAADVLDNTRAQTELLSGTPGARAVRRLLTELMDINEVNRHLIEKITGTAVRYDLGEGHDLLGRRLPDLDVEQGRLYDRLHRGRGLLLDRTGRLTTGGWSDRVDHLADPAAVLDVPGVLLRPDGHVAWAGDDQRDLEVHLARWFGAQGRRP
- a CDS encoding tetratricopeptide repeat protein; amino-acid sequence: MAAEAGDPAGMFWLSGHLQQRGELAEAEHWYRSAAEAGHVPAWGGVGAVLEERGDLPGAYECYEHGAALGDSFSVLRLGALIEGQGDLEGARAWYGGAADAAVTALSQASAMNELARIAQQQGDPAEAEHWLREAALVISGAGSDPDLPPLLSTVLVRLGMVLHDRGEHAESEHWYQVAAEATGYPAPAYHLAAALHARGELALAQHWYRVAAESGHPQATLLLGTLLLEAGDDHAAELWFRQVPDAPYAMELLGRLLEERGDVEEAEQWYHGAAEAGVSGAMTRIAHLLEARGAQEEANRWYQQAAEAGDVLAMVKVGMQWWQCGAHQEAERWLVTAAEAGDVHGMFMAGKLADDRGDTQQALWWWQQGAQAGNGPSMEMLGLTLAMNGDVDTGELWCRRAVDAGVPLALEHLWAVLDVEN
- a CDS encoding pentapeptide repeat-containing protein, producing MDELKGDCANCFGLCCVALPFARSADFAATKDAGTPCRNLLADHRCGIHSKLRQSGYSGCTVYDCFGAGQRVSQTVFGGTDWRVAQRQKMFDVFPVVRQLHELLFYLAEAQRLDPHDDLQASYDEVDRLASADPDTILALDVAEIRAKVNVLLARTSERLRSSAKSYRGADLIGARLRNKKLVDADLRGAYLIGADLTGADLSGADVIGADLRGADVSGADLSTCLFLTQPQINSARGNARTKLPAALTRPAHWSQPAKRR
- a CDS encoding alpha/beta fold hydrolase, translating into MRAVEIRPGVNIRWVEVPGASPARVYLHGLGASSAPYYAEAVAHPLLAGRRSLMLDLLGFGISDRPAGFAYSLEGHADALAVALAKIGLRRSEIVGHSMGGAVAIVLAARHPEMVRSLVLVDPNLDPLEPYLGALGSRGIAAYDEAEFLSSGYEQVLRDAGPEWAATMRLAGREALYRSAVGLVRGTHPTMRKLLLELEVPCVLLHPADSPPAGVRELTQAGVQLVPVPDTGHNIMIDNVDGFARAVSQQRLLV
- a CDS encoding TetR/AcrR family transcriptional regulator — protein: MARPSDTKKRILTAARELFAAKGVQQTSLQEIADRLGITKPALYYHFSSREELVRSIVEPLLSDGQRFLRDIARREGVAPRELLEGFFDFQHRHRADVLLLLTEMTTLAELGLIDTVLSWRAEVATLIFGPDPTLEQQIRATLAIGGLQDCTIQFPDTPVDELRAVTVTAALDALALNEN